A genomic region of Staphylococcus roterodami contains the following coding sequences:
- the nrdD gene encoding anaerobic ribonucleoside-triphosphate reductase, which yields MNQIEEALTGLISKDPAIVNENANKDSDTFSTMRDLTAGIVSKSYALNHLLPKHVAEAHQRGDIHFHDLDYHPFQPLTNCCLIDAKNMLHNGFEIGNANVTSPKSIQTASAQLVQIIANVSSSQYGGCTVDRVDELLSTYARHNEEQHRSIAQQFVKESEIERYVDQQVTKDINDAIESLEYEINTLYTSNGQTPFVTLGFGLGTDHLSRKIQQAILNTRIKGLGKDRTTAIFPKLVFSIKKGTNFSPQDPNYDIKQLALKCSTKRMYPDILNYDKLVDILGDFKAPMGCRSFLPSWKDAEGNFENNGRCNLGVVTLNLPRMALESAGNMTRFWEIFYERMDVLHDALLYRIHRLKDAVPNNAPILYKSGAFNYKLKETDDVAELFKNKRATISMGYIGLYETATVFYGPDWETSQEAKAFTIEILKEMKRYQTKWTELYDIWFSIYSTPSESLTDRFCRLDQERFGDIKDITDKGYYQNSFHYDVRKDVTPFEKLDFEKDYPYYASGGFIHYCEYPKLQHNIKALEAVWDYSYDKVGYLGTNIPIDHCYECDYDGDFEATEKGFKCPNCGNDNPKTVDVVKRTCGYLGNPVQRPVIKGRHKEICARVKHMKAPKE from the coding sequence TTGAATCAAATCGAAGAAGCGTTAACAGGTTTGATTTCTAAAGATCCTGCTATTGTTAATGAAAATGCCAACAAAGATAGTGACACATTTTCAACTATGAGAGATTTAACAGCAGGTATCGTTTCTAAATCATACGCATTAAATCATTTATTACCGAAACACGTTGCAGAAGCGCATCAAAGAGGGGACATACATTTTCACGACTTAGATTATCATCCATTCCAACCGTTAACAAACTGTTGTTTAATAGATGCTAAAAATATGCTACATAATGGATTTGAAATAGGCAACGCGAATGTGACATCACCAAAATCTATACAAACTGCGTCAGCGCAGCTTGTACAAATTATAGCTAATGTTTCTAGCAGTCAATATGGTGGCTGTACGGTTGACCGCGTTGATGAATTACTCAGTACATATGCACGACATAATGAAGAACAACATAGAAGCATCGCACAGCAATTTGTCAAAGAATCTGAAATTGAACGCTATGTTGACCAACAAGTCACAAAAGATATAAATGATGCAATTGAAAGTTTAGAATATGAAATTAATACCTTATATACGTCAAATGGACAGACACCTTTTGTAACATTAGGATTTGGCTTAGGTACAGATCACTTAAGTCGTAAAATACAACAAGCTATTTTAAATACACGTATTAAAGGATTAGGTAAGGATCGTACTACAGCCATTTTCCCGAAACTTGTATTTTCAATTAAAAAAGGTACAAATTTTAGTCCACAAGATCCAAATTATGACATTAAGCAATTAGCATTAAAATGTTCAACAAAACGCATGTATCCAGACATATTGAATTATGACAAACTTGTCGATATTCTAGGTGATTTCAAAGCACCTATGGGTTGTCGTTCGTTTTTACCAAGTTGGAAAGATGCGGAAGGTAATTTTGAAAACAATGGTCGTTGCAACCTTGGCGTTGTGACACTAAATTTACCTAGAATGGCACTTGAATCTGCCGGTAATATGACCAGATTCTGGGAAATCTTTTATGAACGTATGGACGTATTGCACGATGCATTACTTTACCGTATTCATCGATTAAAAGATGCTGTGCCAAATAATGCACCTATTTTATATAAAAGTGGCGCATTTAACTATAAATTAAAAGAAACGGATGATGTTGCAGAATTATTTAAAAATAAACGTGCAACGATTTCGATGGGCTATATTGGATTATATGAAACAGCTACTGTTTTCTATGGCCCAGACTGGGAAACTTCTCAAGAAGCAAAAGCCTTTACGATTGAAATTCTTAAAGAGATGAAACGTTATCAAACGAAATGGACTGAGTTATATGATATTTGGTTCAGTATTTATAGTACGCCAAGTGAATCTTTAACAGATCGATTTTGTCGTTTAGATCAAGAAAGATTTGGAGACATTAAAGACATCACGGATAAAGGATATTATCAAAATTCTTTCCACTATGATGTGCGAAAAGATGTCACACCTTTTGAAAAATTAGACTTTGAAAAAGATTATCCTTATTATGCAAGTGGTGGTTTTATTCATTATTGTGAATATCCGAAACTTCAGCACAACATAAAAGCGCTTGAAGCGGTATGGGACTATTCTTATGACAAAGTTGGTTATTTAGGTACAAATATTCCTATTGATCATTGTTACGAATGTGATTATGATGGTGACTTTGAAGCAACTGAAAAAGGATTCAAATGCCCAAACTGTGGAAATGATAATCCTAAAACAGTTGATGTTGTTAAACGAACTTGTGGATACTTAGGCAATCCCGTACAACGTCCAGTAATTAAAGGTCGTCACAAAGAAATTTGTGCCCGTGTAAAACATATGAAAGCGCCAAAAGAATGA
- a CDS encoding glutathione peroxidase: MNNRNVYDIEVSDYKGFTYKLEAFKGKVILVVNTATECIYSEQLKQLETLFQKYKDRGLVVLSFPNNNFDNRQPGSNEEILKISREKFGVTFPVLAKISVNGDDEHPLFTHLKHEQPGIFGSPIKWNFTKFIIDRQGNVVNRYLPMDDPLNMSAKIEVLLQEASS, encoded by the coding sequence ATGAATAATAGAAATGTGTATGATATCGAAGTAAGTGATTACAAAGGTTTCACTTATAAATTAGAAGCGTTTAAAGGTAAAGTTATTTTAGTTGTTAATACTGCAACAGAATGTATATATAGCGAACAATTGAAACAATTAGAAACACTGTTTCAAAAATATAAAGACCGTGGATTGGTAGTGTTGAGTTTTCCAAATAATAATTTTGATAATCGACAACCAGGTTCTAATGAAGAAATTTTAAAAATTAGTCGTGAAAAATTTGGCGTCACTTTTCCAGTCTTAGCTAAAATTTCAGTGAACGGGGACGATGAACACCCGTTATTTACACATTTAAAACATGAACAACCAGGTATCTTTGGGTCCCCAATTAAATGGAACTTCACAAAATTTATTATCGATCGACAAGGTAACGTTGTAAATCGATATTTACCAATGGATGATCCACTGAATATGTCGGCAAAAATTGAAGTATTATTGCAAGAAGCTTCATCTTAA
- the nrdG gene encoding anaerobic ribonucleoside-triphosphate reductase activating protein, with product MTLLDIKTGQGYIAKIESHSFVDGEGVRCSVYVSGCPFNCVGCYNKASQKFRYGEQYTEDILDEILDDCDHDYISGLSLLGGEPFCNLDITLNLVKAFRARFGNTKTIWVWTGFLYEYLANDCAERRELLSYIDVLVDGLFIQHLFKPDLPYKGSLNQRIIDVQQSLANARMIEYIVS from the coding sequence ATGACACTTTTAGATATTAAGACAGGGCAAGGCTATATTGCTAAAATAGAATCACATAGCTTTGTAGATGGCGAAGGGGTACGATGCAGTGTTTATGTATCAGGATGTCCGTTTAATTGTGTTGGATGTTACAACAAAGCTTCGCAAAAGTTTAGATATGGTGAGCAATATACAGAAGATATATTAGACGAAATTTTAGATGATTGTGATCATGATTATATATCGGGACTAAGTCTATTAGGCGGCGAACCATTTTGCAACTTGGATATCACATTAAATCTTGTTAAAGCATTTCGAGCACGTTTCGGAAACACGAAGACAATATGGGTATGGACCGGGTTTTTATATGAATATTTGGCAAATGATTGTGCAGAGCGTCGGGAATTATTATCATATATTGATGTTTTAGTAGACGGTCTATTTATTCAACATTTATTTAAGCCCGATTTACCTTATAAAGGCTCTTTGAATCAGCGTATTATAGATGTACAACAATCACTTGCGAATGCACGCATGATTGAATACATTGTTAGTTAA
- a CDS encoding sensor histidine kinase, translating to MTFIKKIAQEIGIVIVIIALFGLMFYLYRLPLEAFLLALAIVSLLLLIYIGIKYLSFVKTISQQQQIENLETALYQLKNDQLEYKNDIESYFLTWVHQMKTPITAAQLLLERDEPNVVNRVRQEIIQIDNYTSLALSYLKLLNETSDISVTQISINDLIRPIIMKYSIQFIDQKTKIHYEPCHCMVLTDVRWTSLMIEQLINNALKYARGKDIWIEYDEQSKQLHIKDNGIGISEADLPKIFDKGYSGYNGQRQSNSSGIGLFIVKQISNHTSHPVSVTSKQNQGTTFTIQFPNE from the coding sequence ATGACATTTATTAAAAAAATTGCTCAGGAAATAGGTATAGTTATTGTTATTATCGCTTTGTTTGGCTTGATGTTTTATCTATATCGATTGCCACTAGAAGCCTTTTTACTGGCGCTTGCAATCGTTTCATTGTTGTTACTTATTTACATAGGGATTAAGTACTTAAGCTTTGTTAAGACTATAAGTCAACAGCAACAAATTGAAAACTTAGAAACAGCATTGTATCAACTTAAAAATGATCAACTTGAATATAAAAATGATATAGAAAGTTATTTTTTGACATGGGTACACCAAATGAAAACGCCAATAACTGCGGCACAACTATTACTTGAAAGAGATGAACCAAATGTTGTGAATCGTGTTCGGCAAGAAATTATTCAAATTGACAACTATACAAGCCTAGCATTAAGTTATTTAAAATTATTAAATGAAACATCTGATATATCAGTCACTCAAATATCAATTAACGATTTAATTAGACCAATTATTATGAAATATTCGATTCAGTTTATTGATCAAAAAACAAAAATACATTATGAACCTTGTCATTGCATGGTATTAACTGATGTACGATGGACTTCTTTAATGATAGAACAGCTAATTAATAATGCGTTAAAATATGCTAGAGGTAAAGATATATGGATTGAATATGATGAGCAATCAAAACAATTACATATTAAAGACAATGGTATTGGCATTAGTGAAGCGGACTTGCCAAAAATATTTGATAAAGGTTATTCAGGGTATAATGGGCAACGCCAGAGTAATTCAAGCGGCATCGGTTTATTTATTGTGAAACAAATTTCCAATCATACGAGTCATCCTGTTTCAGTCACATCTAAACAGAATCAAGGTACAACATTTACGATTCAATTTCCAAATGAATAA
- a CDS encoding ABC transporter permease: MKIRLLWHIVRRQFVTQRLVIIPFILAVSVLFMIEYTLVSIGLNRYVQQKNDLFVPFIIIANIFMALLTLIFILYANHFMMSQRRKEFSIFMTLGMTKNGMRLMIVMETMVQFIIISVISIVGGYLLGAVFFLFIQKIMGSPSATLKDYPFDASAMLITLIIIAVVMCMLLIFNLFSVNFQKPITYQHRSDSSSGISRWLRYFLIIIGIAALYLGYFIALQEDTTFGAFFKIWIVIGLVIVGTYAFFIGMSEIIISLLQHLPNIYYHPRYFFVVTGMRVRLKMNAISLATITLLCTFLIVTLTMSVTTYRDMDHAITKLFTNDYDITYTGQSKESSEQQQTIENIQRDLRQVADARDFKVYQMVLFRATLEKKNAHYNLKQANDDMPIDFIGNEGAIFSRQSVMITVLTEEDYNRYQKSKVNLDKESVGMITDVPIFKRQSKVGLNNQWYKVKQLNAHKFNLIMIQDSMILIVKDKKQLSKVKEYYAPEQKKLTTSINFNTPSDKRLTTDQAKMISKKYSVSINSKSEMLGVWHRLTGGLIFVGGVVSFVLTIGIFLMMYYKQISEGYANQHNYGIMEQVGLDNDKIEKITRTQMFWLFSIPIVVALIHTLVARKIIYTILNMIGINNYQVFVTSYIIIVLITLIIYIIMYKITSNVYSKVIHQQRK, translated from the coding sequence ATGAAAATAAGATTGCTATGGCATATTGTTCGTCGTCAGTTTGTCACACAGAGACTCGTTATAATCCCCTTCATCTTAGCTGTCAGTGTACTATTTATGATTGAGTATACACTTGTTTCAATTGGATTGAATCGTTACGTTCAGCAGAAAAATGATTTGTTTGTGCCGTTTATTATTATAGCGAATATATTTATGGCGCTTCTAACATTAATTTTTATTTTATATGCAAATCATTTTATGATGTCGCAGAGAAGAAAAGAATTTAGCATATTTATGACATTGGGCATGACTAAAAATGGTATGCGCTTAATGATAGTTATGGAAACAATGGTCCAATTCATTATCATCTCAGTAATTAGCATTGTCGGTGGTTACTTGCTTGGGGCCGTTTTTTTCTTGTTTATACAGAAAATAATGGGCAGTCCAAGCGCAACATTAAAAGATTATCCATTTGATGCATCAGCCATGTTAATTACCTTGATTATTATTGCAGTAGTGATGTGTATGTTATTAATATTTAACCTTTTTAGTGTTAATTTTCAAAAGCCGATTACATATCAACATCGCTCCGATTCGAGTAGTGGCATATCGCGATGGTTGCGCTATTTTTTAATCATCATCGGTATTGCAGCGTTGTACCTAGGTTATTTTATTGCACTACAGGAAGATACGACATTTGGTGCATTTTTTAAAATATGGATTGTGATTGGATTAGTGATTGTCGGGACTTACGCATTTTTTATTGGTATGAGTGAGATAATTATTAGTTTATTGCAACATTTGCCAAACATATATTATCATCCTCGTTACTTTTTTGTTGTCACTGGTATGCGAGTCCGTTTGAAAATGAACGCAATAAGTCTTGCTACCATAACATTACTATGTACATTTTTAATAGTAACGTTAACGATGAGTGTAACTACTTATCGTGATATGGATCATGCAATTACCAAATTATTTACGAATGATTATGATATTACGTATACGGGGCAATCAAAAGAATCATCCGAACAGCAACAAACCATTGAAAATATCCAACGAGATTTGCGACAAGTTGCCGATGCTCGAGATTTTAAAGTTTATCAAATGGTATTATTTAGAGCCACTCTGGAAAAGAAGAATGCCCATTATAACTTAAAACAAGCTAATGATGATATGCCAATAGATTTTATTGGAAATGAAGGAGCGATATTTTCAAGACAATCAGTTATGATTACTGTACTGACAGAAGAAGACTATAATCGTTATCAAAAAAGTAAAGTAAATTTAGATAAAGAAAGCGTAGGAATGATTACCGATGTCCCGATTTTTAAAAGGCAGTCTAAGGTAGGTCTAAATAATCAATGGTATAAAGTAAAGCAGTTGAACGCACATAAGTTTAACTTAATAATGATTCAAGATAGTATGATACTTATTGTAAAAGACAAAAAACAACTTTCAAAAGTAAAAGAGTATTACGCACCAGAACAGAAGAAATTAACAACATCCATTAACTTTAATACACCTAGCGATAAAAGATTGACGACAGATCAAGCTAAAATGATTTCCAAAAAGTATAGCGTTTCAATAAATTCAAAATCTGAAATGTTAGGTGTTTGGCATCGTTTAACAGGTGGTTTGATTTTTGTAGGTGGGGTAGTATCATTTGTACTGACTATAGGAATATTTTTAATGATGTATTATAAGCAAATTTCAGAAGGTTATGCTAATCAACATAATTATGGCATTATGGAGCAAGTTGGATTAGACAATGACAAAATAGAAAAGATAACTCGAACACAAATGTTTTGGCTATTTTCAATACCTATAGTTGTTGCATTGATTCATACATTGGTAGCAAGAAAAATTATATACACTATATTAAATATGATTGGAATAAACAACTATCAAGTGTTTGTTACGAGTTATATCATCATCGTACTAATTACTTTAATAATATATATAATTATGTACAAAATAACATCGAATGTTTATTCGAAGGTCATACATCAACAACGTAAATAA
- a CDS encoding ABC transporter ATP-binding protein, with translation MLLEVKHVKKVYGKGLNATTALNQMNLSVESGEFVAIMGESGSGKSTLLNLIASFDGVTEGDIIVDGTHLNNMKNKNRALYRQQMVGFVFQDFNLLPTMTNKENIMMPLILAGAKRKEVSQRIQQLTEQLHINDIINKYPSESSGGQKQRIAIARALVTNPTILLADEPTGALDSRTSKELMKLFQDINKQKQTILMVTHSNIDASYAARVIFIKDGRLYHEIYRGEENQLTFQQRIADSLSLVNGRSGNI, from the coding sequence ATGTTGCTAGAAGTTAAACATGTTAAAAAGGTATATGGTAAAGGTTTAAACGCTACAACAGCACTTAATCAAATGAATTTATCGGTGGAATCGGGCGAATTTGTTGCTATTATGGGCGAATCCGGTTCAGGGAAGTCTACATTACTAAATTTAATAGCTTCTTTTGATGGAGTGACTGAAGGTGACATTATTGTGGATGGCACACATTTGAATAACATGAAAAATAAAAATAGAGCGTTGTATCGACAACAAATGGTTGGTTTTGTATTTCAAGATTTTAATCTATTACCGACGATGACTAATAAGGAAAATATAATGATGCCTTTAATTTTAGCAGGTGCAAAGCGAAAAGAGGTCTCGCAACGTATACAGCAATTGACGGAGCAGTTACATATAAATGACATAATAAATAAGTATCCTTCAGAGAGTTCCGGTGGTCAAAAGCAACGCATTGCTATAGCACGTGCACTAGTAACAAATCCAACAATATTATTAGCGGATGAACCGACGGGGGCTTTAGATTCAAGAACTTCCAAAGAACTGATGAAATTATTTCAAGATATCAACAAACAGAAACAAACGATATTAATGGTGACACATTCTAATATAGATGCGTCTTATGCAGCACGTGTTATTTTTATAAAAGATGGACGTTTATATCATGAAATTTATCGCGGTGAAGAAAATCAATTAACATTTCAACAACGCATAGCAGATAGCCTATCACTTGTGAATGGAAGAAGTGGAAATATATGA
- a CDS encoding NAD(P)-binding protein: MNMPLMIDLTNKKVVIIGGGSVASRRAQVLSQYIENMTVVSPNITKELQRLVEEGIVIWIEKSFEPNDIADAHFVIAATNDPKVNEVVKQSVPMHALFNHAGNAIDGNVVFPSTFRRDRLTISVSSDGASPKLTKQIMLELEKLYPPTYSSYVHFLYICRKKIKALDISKSAKQRLLSQIVSQEYLDHTKQMQFLTEINEN, translated from the coding sequence ATGAATATGCCATTAATGATAGATTTAACAAATAAAAAGGTTGTTATAATAGGCGGTGGATCCGTTGCAAGTCGTCGTGCACAAGTACTAAGTCAATATATTGAAAATATGACTGTTGTTAGTCCTAACATTACGAAAGAACTTCAAAGGTTAGTGGAAGAAGGTATCGTAATATGGATAGAAAAATCTTTTGAACCGAATGATATTGCGGATGCGCATTTTGTCATAGCAGCTACGAACGATCCAAAAGTTAATGAAGTAGTAAAACAATCTGTACCTATGCATGCTTTATTTAATCATGCTGGTAATGCAATAGATGGTAATGTTGTATTTCCAAGTACATTTCGTCGAGATAGACTGACGATTAGTGTATCATCTGACGGCGCAAGTCCTAAACTGACTAAACAGATTATGTTAGAACTTGAGAAATTATATCCGCCCACATATAGTTCATATGTTCATTTTCTATATATTTGTCGAAAAAAAATAAAAGCTCTAGACATATCGAAAAGTGCAAAGCAAAGACTGCTGTCACAGATTGTGTCACAAGAATATCTTGACCATACTAAACAAATGCAATTTCTGACAGAAATTAACGAGAATTAA
- a CDS encoding assimilatory sulfite reductase (NADPH) flavoprotein subunit: MKLNTSNSPFNEKQVTELNQLLQTLTQSQKQWLSGYLLAVNNHETTTNSEIEQTVEEIEGNNNHLSEQQSTSASYMLQNKEPNIEASQRHVTVLYGSESGNAMGLAEIFSERLNEIGHQVSLMSMDDYDTTSIAQLEDLFIITSTHGEGEPPDNAWDFFDFLEKNDAPNLNHVRYSVLALGDQTYEFFCQAGKDADTLLEKLGAERICQRVDCDIDYEEDAEKWMSDVINTIDTKAEGVQSETIISESIKSAKEKKYSKSNPYEAEVLANYNLNSKGSNKETRHIEFLLDDFSESYEPGDCIVALPQNDPELVDTLICMLGWDPQSTVPINDQGDTLPIVDALTSHFEITKLTVPLLKNADIYFDNEALSERIEDEAWAREYVMNRDFVDLLTDFPTIELQPENMYQILRKLPSREYSISSSYMATPDEVHITVGTVCYQAHGRERKGVCSVHFAERIKPGDTVPIYLKKNPNFKFPVQQDIPVIMIGPGTGIAPFRAYLQEREELGMTSNTWLFFGDQHRDTDFLYEDELEEWLENGNLTRLDVAFSRDQEHKEYVQHRIIEESARFNEWLEQGAAIYICGDEKCMAKDVHQAIKDVLVKERHITQDEAEQLLRQLKQQQRYQRDVY, encoded by the coding sequence TTGAAATTAAATACGTCTAATAGTCCATTTAATGAAAAACAAGTTACAGAATTGAATCAGTTGTTACAAACATTGACGCAAAGTCAAAAACAGTGGCTTAGCGGATATTTATTAGCGGTTAACAATCATGAAACAACTACTAATAGTGAGATAGAGCAAACAGTGGAAGAGATAGAAGGCAACAATAATCATCTATCAGAACAACAATCAACATCTGCGAGCTATATGCTACAAAATAAAGAGCCAAACATTGAAGCTAGTCAGAGACATGTAACGGTGCTTTATGGTTCTGAATCAGGTAATGCGATGGGGCTAGCTGAAATATTTTCAGAACGTTTAAACGAAATTGGTCATCAAGTTTCGCTAATGTCAATGGATGATTATGATACGACAAGTATCGCGCAGTTAGAGGATTTATTTATTATCACATCCACACATGGTGAAGGTGAGCCACCTGATAATGCATGGGATTTCTTTGACTTTTTAGAAAAAAATGACGCACCAAATTTAAACCATGTGAGATATTCAGTGCTTGCTTTAGGAGACCAAACGTATGAATTTTTCTGTCAAGCAGGTAAAGACGCCGACACTTTATTGGAGAAACTAGGTGCCGAACGTATATGTCAACGAGTAGATTGTGATATCGATTATGAAGAAGATGCTGAAAAGTGGATGTCAGATGTTATTAATACGATTGATACGAAAGCAGAAGGTGTTCAAAGTGAAACCATCATAAGTGAGTCAATCAAGTCTGCTAAAGAAAAGAAATATTCTAAATCGAATCCGTATGAAGCGGAAGTGTTAGCAAATTACAATTTGAATAGTAAAGGTTCAAATAAAGAAACACGCCATATTGAATTTTTACTTGATGATTTTAGCGAATCTTATGAACCAGGAGATTGCATTGTAGCATTACCTCAAAACGATCCGGAATTAGTTGATACATTGATTTGCATGCTAGGATGGGATCCACAATCGACAGTACCGATTAATGATCAAGGCGACACATTGCCGATAGTAGATGCACTAACGTCACATTTTGAAATTACTAAATTAACAGTGCCATTGCTCAAAAATGCTGATATATACTTTGACAATGAAGCGCTGTCTGAACGCATTGAAGATGAGGCGTGGGCACGCGAATATGTCATGAATAGAGACTTTGTAGATTTGTTAACTGATTTTCCGACAATAGAACTACAGCCTGAAAATATGTATCAAATACTTAGAAAATTACCGTCTAGAGAATACTCTATATCTAGTAGTTATATGGCAACGCCAGATGAGGTTCATATTACAGTTGGAACGGTTTGTTATCAAGCACATGGTCGTGAGAGAAAAGGTGTATGCTCTGTGCATTTTGCTGAGCGTATTAAACCTGGTGATACAGTGCCAATTTATTTGAAGAAGAATCCAAATTTCAAATTTCCAGTGCAACAGGATATTCCAGTCATTATGATTGGTCCAGGAACAGGAATTGCACCTTTTAGAGCATATTTGCAAGAGCGTGAAGAACTTGGTATGACAAGTAATACTTGGTTGTTCTTTGGTGATCAACATCGCGATACAGACTTTTTATATGAAGATGAGTTAGAAGAATGGCTTGAAAATGGAAATTTAACACGTTTGGATGTAGCATTTTCAAGAGATCAAGAGCATAAGGAATATGTGCAACATCGCATTATAGAAGAAAGTGCAAGATTTAATGAGTGGCTTGAGCAAGGTGCTGCCATTTACATTTGTGGTGATGAAAAATGTATGGCTAAAGATGTTCACCAAGCAATTAAAGATGTTTTAGTGAAAGAGCGTCATATTACTCAAGATGAAGCGGAGCAACTATTACGACAATTAAAGCAGCAACAACGATATCAACGTGACGTCTATTAA
- a CDS encoding citrate:proton symporter, with product MNSDNMWLTVMGLIIIISIVGLLIAKKINPVVGMTLIPCLGAMILGYSVTDLVGFFAKGLDQVKNVVIMFIFAIIFFGIMNDSGLFKPLVKRLILMTRGNVVIVCMMTALIGTLAQLDGAGAVTFLLSIPALLPLYKALNMNKYLLILLLALSAAIMNMVPWGGPMARVAAVLKAKSVNELWYGLIPIQIVGFVLVMLFAVYLGFKEQKRIKKAIESNELPQTQDIDVHKLVEVYERDQDIKFPVKGRAKSNPMIKWINTALTLAVIIAMLMNVAPPEFAFMIGVSLALVINFKSVDEQMERLRAHAPNALMMAAVIIAAGMFLGVLNETGMLKAIATDLIKVIPAEVGPYLHVIVGFFGVPLDLLTSTDAYYFAVLPIVEQTAGQFGVPSVSTAYSMVIGNIIGTFVSPFSPALWLAIGLAEANMGTYIKYAFFWIWGFAIVMLVIAMLMGIVTI from the coding sequence ATGAATAGTGATAATATGTGGTTAACAGTAATGGGGCTCATTATTATTATTTCAATTGTAGGTTTACTCATTGCTAAAAAAATAAATCCAGTGGTAGGTATGACACTGATACCATGTCTAGGGGCAATGATTTTAGGATATAGTGTAACTGATTTAGTTGGCTTCTTTGCTAAAGGATTAGATCAAGTTAAGAATGTCGTAATTATGTTCATTTTTGCTATCATTTTCTTTGGTATTATGAATGATAGCGGATTGTTCAAACCACTTGTAAAGCGTTTAATTTTAATGACGAGAGGTAACGTTGTCATTGTATGTATGATGACAGCTTTAATTGGTACATTAGCGCAATTAGATGGTGCGGGTGCAGTAACATTTTTACTTTCAATCCCTGCGTTATTACCATTATATAAAGCGCTAAACATGAATAAATATTTATTGATTTTACTGTTAGCATTAAGTGCAGCCATTATGAACATGGTACCTTGGGGAGGTCCTATGGCTCGTGTAGCTGCAGTTTTAAAAGCTAAAAGTGTAAATGAGCTATGGTACGGGTTAATCCCAATACAAATTGTAGGATTCGTTCTTGTCATGTTATTTGCAGTATATTTAGGATTTAAAGAGCAAAAGCGTATTAAAAAAGCAATAGAGAGCAATGAATTACCGCAAACACAAGATATAGATGTACATAAATTAGTAGAAGTATATGAGCGAGATCAAGATATAAAATTCCCTGTAAAAGGACGTGCGAAGTCAAATCCAATGATTAAATGGATAAATACAGCGTTAACTTTGGCTGTAATCATTGCGATGTTAATGAATGTTGCACCACCTGAATTCGCCTTTATGATAGGTGTTTCACTTGCACTTGTCATTAATTTTAAATCAGTTGATGAACAAATGGAGCGTTTAAGAGCGCATGCACCAAATGCATTGATGATGGCGGCTGTAATCATTGCGGCAGGTATGTTTTTAGGGGTACTAAATGAAACGGGTATGCTTAAAGCAATTGCGACAGATTTAATTAAAGTGATTCCTGCAGAAGTAGGCCCATATTTACATGTTATAGTAGGCTTTTTCGGGGTGCCGTTAGACTTACTTACTAGTACAGATGCCTATTATTTTGCAGTGTTACCTATTGTTGAACAGACGGCTGGTCAATTTGGCGTACCATCTGTATCAACTGCATATTCAATGGTAATTGGAAACATCATTGGTACATTTGTAAGTCCATTTTCACCAGCATTATGGTTGGCGATAGGTCTGGCAGAAGCAAATATGGGCACATATATTAAGTATGCATTCTTCTGGATTTGGGGATTTGCTATCGTAATGTTAGTGATTGCGATGTTAATGGGTATCGTTACAATATGA